A segment of the Panicum hallii strain FIL2 chromosome 1, PHallii_v3.1, whole genome shotgun sequence genome:
GCTAGGATGGCTCCCAACAAGAATGAATTTAGCATCTTTGACTTCATTTGGGAGGAAATTATCATCTGTTTTGTTTCACTAAAGAAAGGCTGTTATTATGCAGCATACATCTTTGTCATGATCAAAGAAGTGACAGGTGTAAATATCTTGACCGACAAGGGCTATCAAGTATACAAGCCTAAAAAAAGTCAACTTCAGCATCTTCTCAAGCTTCGAGCTCATGCACCTCGCCGCTCCACTCAAGGATCATCACATGCCTCTAGCTCTCATGATCCTTCAAGTTCTCATGGTCCATCTAGCTCTCAAGGTCTCCCAAGCTCCCGTGGTCCTCCTACTCGTGCTCCAAAGAAGAATGGAATTCTAAGTTTCATATCTCAAGGCTTGTTTGCGTACTTCACCGTGGGCCGTCACAACGCCCAAGAAATCCATGATCACAAGAAGCATGTGAATGAGCAGCTCCTCAAGATTGAGGCGAGACAAAAGAAAAATATGGCCAAGTATGACATGCCTCACTCTCCTCTTCGTGCTCCCATGGACTTCCCTCTCCACCAACTTTTTACAACCTTTGGGAGGAGATGAGTGGATCTTCCATGATGTTTGGGGCTCCTCAAGTTGATGATGATAAAATTGAAGAAGACTTAGGTGGCTATGAGGAGTCAGATGACGAAGAAGACGATGATGCCCCTACTGCCGGCACACCcatgatgatgaagaagaagatgctGATGAAGGTGATGAGGACGATGAGTGATGGCTATTGAAGGGCCTCTTCTTTTTGgcgcttgatgccaaaggggcaGTGAGCTCACCATAGGCCATTTGTGGATGTCGGGCTTTATTTATCTATCTAGCATCTAGTAGCTTTGAACATCTAGTAGCTTGAATTTTGAACTCTAAGTACTTGTGGACAAATGAGACTTGTATTTGTGTTATATGCGGTGGTGTGCCAAGTGAGACTTTAAATTTGTAAGACTTATTTATGTTTATCTATGCTAGGGTGATCTTAGAACTTATTATCTTTGTGATGATCATGACTTGATGTAATGTTTATTTCCACTTCGTGGTTGTAATATatcttgtcatatgcatcacgatGATATTTCTCACACTATGCACCCCACGAATGCAATGCTATAGGAGGAGCTCTTTTAATATATGCAAACGACACTTGAGGcaaaatttgaatttattttgatGAATGCATATATTAAGGGGGCGTTCTACCATATGATTGAATTCAAAATGTTTTATTGAATTAGTTGTGAGCCTTAATTGTGTTCttatcaatcaccaaaaagggaaacaactgaaagtgcatttgcccaccctaagtgggttttggtattgATGACATAAAAAATTAAAGAGCTAATGTGTTTATCAAGTTATGGACAGGTTACAATTCAATAAAATGAAAACGAGCAAGAAAATATGCCAAATTTGCTTAAAGGGCGATGTTGGGCTTAAAAGAAGATCTTTTATTActttctattttgaatttgagtatagaagacaccgtactattaagaggtaTGCGAATGGATAGCATAAAGGTGTCAAAGTGCTTATTTGAGATGCTGACCCTCAAAGAGAGACATAGAATCACACACTTATGCACCTAGTTTTTTGACTGTTTCAGAgtatgtcggaagttccgaccagGGGCCGGAAGTTCTCAGTAACTTCCGATGGTGGGTTCTTGGCCAGCTAATTTTAGCTAGATCTAAAGTTCCGACCCTATGTCGGAAGTTCTGACAATCACTTAACTCGTGCACTAACGACTAGTTTTCGAGGCTCAGGTTTTTATACCCCCTCAGCACCTCCTTAATTTGCTGCTGGCCTAACCCGAGACAAACACCTCCAAGAGCATTTACTACTACTCCCCAATCCCTCCTTGAGCTAATTCTTTAGTTGGTTTGATTTAAAGCTTGGGTGAGAGTAAGATTAAAGTGTGAGACTTAACTATTTAAGTGAGAGGGCAGCCAAGTTCATCTTAAGAGCACTTAAACCATCCTCATCCTTTGATTcacatttgttactcttgaagcttgcttttaGATGGTTTGGTGTCGCTCATGGAGCGTCCTCTAGTGTGTGCACGCCCCGGGAAGTTTGCATTACCCTatcctttatggatttcaaagTAAATAACTCAATTCTcttttgtggttgattgagtgagataaagggttagtggaagaccTAACTCATTGTGAACTCCTCAACGGAAacgtagcttccttagtgggaGTGAACTTTGGGAATAAATCTTTTGTGTCTtgtgcttattgcatttatttagttttTGTTGACCTAGAGTTTATTTTGTGCCGATCaacgtactcgtgttgttgtgcttgcaaactTCACTGCAGAAGTCTCTGAGTATCATTGcgcaacttttgattcagccaggttctgcagttttaagtttaattttgaatttcgtaTAAGAACTTTCCTTTTCTCGAAAGTTCCGGTCCAGTGTCGGAAGTTCTGAACCTTCGGAACTATCTACGTAGTGTTGGAAGTTTCGACAAATTCAACCGTTGCGAAGAATTTTTCAGGTTTTACATTCATGCCTATTCAAACCCTCTCCaggcatcaccaagatcctttcaaTGGCGCATTGCGGATGCGCGCACAGAAGACCCTGGGACCCGGCGGGTCGGGGCTCGGGCTTCGGTCCGCAGAGTTATCGTGGCGTCCGCCGCAACGAGGGTGATACCCTCGGCTCGCCACCGCCGTCTCGTCCTCGTACCCGCACTTGCGGGCATTGAGGGTGAGGTGCGCGTTATGGTCAGTGCCGAGGCGTCCTCAAACTGGGGCGTGTGCGGTACCCTCTCCCTCGCGTGGGGCTTGGTGGATGAACACGTCATTGACATCCTTCCTCGCAAGGGGGTGCTGGCCTGCATTTTGCCCACGCCGCCGAGACATCAAGCTCTCGGCCTATTGTTGCGCCGCGCGCTCGATGAGTGTGCGGAACTTTTGGTGAGTATGGCATCCCTCGGGTATCGCCTGCTCTGGGAGCCCTTCTAGCAGAGCCGCCACGCGCGGCAATGTTTTGCCTTGCCCGGGCGAAGCGCGGGGGACCCTCTTCATCTTCGAGGATCCTTCGATTTACGTCACGGGAAACAGCGCGCGCGCGTCCTTCATCCCAGCGGCATCCAATCTCTCGCTCAAGTTCAGCGCGCTCCTATTCTATCTGGAGACACGCCTTCTCGAGCTCCTTCTGCCACTCTCGCAGCTGCTCGAGCCACGCGGACAGTGGGGCTTGGTTCCTCACCCCGGCCCCATTTGTAGGGCCGTTCGTAGGAGTTTCCCGCTGTGGGCGTCTTCGACATACCCTTCGCGGACGTCCACCATGAAACACTCCCGCAAGGGATGGTGGCTTCCTCCGCTAGAACCAGAGTCGGAGATCGCCTCCGATTCTCCTGCAAGGATATCATGGAAGGATTCTGAGTCATAGTCCGTCATCCCCACGAACTCGCTGTCTGTGTGGGATGAACCAAAAGGCGCCGCGGCGAGGCAATGTGCGTCCTCCGCCGCGTTGCGTAGGCTAAAAGGAAGCCTCGTCGGGATGCCCCTGGTCGGGATCTCCGGGGATAGCGGTTCTCCCTCGGAGAGCTGCGCCGTGACATTAGCATGTGAGAAGAGAACATGGTGCAAAACCTCCTCAATCGGTCGGGGGCCCAAGAAGACGCGGAGCTGACGCCCCAAACTCTCGTAGTCGAAGTCGAGAAGCCCAGTATCCCCGGAGGCGCGATCCTCCGGAGCACGCAGCCACAGCCCTCGAAAGCCTCAACAACGGGGTCGAATTTGGCggtacgggggggggggggggggaccgGAACGCGAGTCTGCTCCGGTCCCCCTCCCGCGGTGATGATGAAGTCTAGGCTCCCAAAGCACACGAGCGTGCCGAGGGTCCATCCTCCGGCATGGTTGACCATCCGTAGCCTGAAGAGGTCGGCGAGACATGCAAAGGCCTCTACTTGGCGTGCCAACTATCGGTGTCTCGAGCCGCCGACTTGTGAATTTCGTGATTGTGCGTCTGTCCGGATGGTGTGCAAGAAAGACACGAGGGTTTATGCTGGTTCAGGCAGAATGTCCCAACGTCCAGTTCGAGCCGCTTGTGCGCTTGCACTAAATTTGCAGTAGGGGTTACAAATGGGCGAGAGAGGAAAAGGGCTCCCAAGTCTCTGGTGGAGTGTGCATACGTGAATGTGAGTGTTCGAGTCCATCGCCTTGGCCAGGGGCCTCCCTTCCTCTTTTATAAGTTAAAGGGAAGGGAGtggatagagagagagagatatcCCCGGGATCGTGCCGCCTCTTCTCTCTTCGCATGGGCCCCACTAGCCTTTGTAGATGATGATGGAGGCGCTCTCATACCCCGCCTGGTGCGATGTCTGGCGTGCGCCCAATTGAAACGGGCGGCGCGGGTTCGCCGAGCCGCAGGGCGGGCGACATGCACCTCGACGAGATGGGTGACGTGAGCCCCTCGTGCGTTTTACGGTTTGACCCTCAGCGCGGTGGACGACCGGGGCTTGCCATAATATCCTGTCTTTTCTGAACGTCATGTCGTTGCATATCCTTACCTACCTTTACGCCAGAGGTTCGTCCCCCGGCGTAGCCTGTCACTTCGTGAGGTCCCTTGAGGCCCCATGCCTCTAGGGCGGATGCGCCCAACACCTCACCCTTGGGGTCGGGCGAggcgaacgcgcccgatccctCACCCTTGGAGTCGGGCGAGGCGGCCGTACCCTTCCCGAGTGCTTAGCGTTTGGCTGTTGGCGCCCCTTCCCCTGGTGGGCCGTTTGACGGCCCGGCTAGCCCAAGCCGCGTACTTCGGGGGAGCTAATCCATAATCAGGTTACTAAGGAACACTCTTTGGGGGATCCGTGATATTTACCCCCGACAGATAGCTTTTAGATTTACAGAATTGCTAACTCTTGATAGAACACCTAAAATTtgataaaatttatacaaacctaCCGTCTCGCTTGATGTAGTCAAGCTCTTATCGATCACTACTTGCTCCAACAGCGATTTAATTGGTAGCTAACCTTTTGAATGAGTGAGATGTCCATAGAGATCCTCTGCTGATATAGAGCCTTATATGGAGCTGATGTGCCCTTTTGGGTGCTCTGAGTTGATTCCACTGCCTCCGATCAAGACTCAAAGTCAATTTAACTTTGTCATTCTTAGCATACAATTTATACATGATCTTTTACACTTAGTGTTCACATGATCAAGCTAACAATATCGATTGATAGGCAAGTTTCAATGAAATACTCATTTTGTTGTTTCTAAAAATGCCACGTTAATAAAAATAGAAGTGAAACATTATTTTTTAAAACAAAAAAAGAAGTGAAATCCTGGGTGAAACTCTTTTCTACTATGTATTATTTCATCTTTGCTATTTTATATGCTCTCATGGCATTTAGTTACATGACACATTAAGTGTTGGAATAAGTTCTTGCCTTCTCGGGTTCTTCAGCGTGGTGAAGAAACCAGCAACTACCGTTTGATCACCTGCCCTGTCGTATCTCTGAGGAGTGCACCTTGGTGTCTACTCACTGGTTCACCGATGCGATTACCATCCCGTGCCCGCATCACTGGAATGTGTCGGCCCGAGCGTTCGTATCCGCAGCGAGACCCGGCGGCCGCTGGGGGAAGACCGGCGACGCGCGCCGTTTCAAATTCGAACGCGCCTCGGATACAAAACAGCCAAACAGGCGGAGACCGAGAGCTGCCACGTCCACGGCGTCGCCCGGCCTGCCAGCGCGCCCGCCACGTCGGATGTGGACGCGCCAGTACCCGCCACGCCCCGTGACGCACGGCTCCCGTTTCGATCTGAGCTCCTTGCTGCCAGCCTGCCACGCTGGGCTCAGGAGTCAGGAGAGCGGGTAGCATCCGCGAACCGCGCCTATCCTGGCGCGACGCGAAGGTCACCACCCCGCGCGGCGGCAGACCCGGCCGGGGCCACGCGCACGTCGCCGTTTCCCGGCGATGACGACGACGTCGTCTCACTTCCGAAACTGCCCTCGAGGAGACTGGAGAACCGCGGCTCGTGCCCCTGCCCACTTGCCTCGGGGTGAACGTGTCCCGCCGGGGTTTCCCTTTTTCACCCAGTGCACACTCCGCTGGCGTTTTGGTAACTTCGCCACCCCCGGAGGCCCCCCGGTCAAAATTGGCGACCCCTTGCAGTTTTCCACGGCCACCAGAGCAGGCCGGAGCGTCAAGGCGTCAACGGGTGCAGAGCAGGCCGGAGCGGACGAGCGGTAACTTCGATTGAGCTCGGGGCTTAAAATATTCGTATTTTTTCTTTCTCTAGAAAAGTTTCTGCTTCATATGTCACTCCCGGGATGGCTGATGAATGATGAGGGTGAGCCAAGAGCTGACGAGGGAAGGGGGGCAGAAGAATCGTCTTCGCTGTCACGTTAAATCTTGGTTCCGTAATAACACTTTACGTGCGGAAAAATGCTAGTTGTGCTGCGTACTAACTACTAACTAATCAACTAATGATGTGATGGTGGTAGGCAAAGCAACCTTTTGCGTTGGCCGCCTGGAACCCTTTTTTTTccagaagaaggggaaaaaaacACAGAACTTGCACATAAATCGTTGGCAACCTGCTCAAAGTTATAGCTTTCCTTTCGAATTCCGAAAATCAACATCCAAACTACGTAAATCCTTTTcgatttattttttaaaatttgcTATATGATGCTTGCGCTTCTCTTGGAACGGACGGCACTTTTTATGGCACACATGACTTTATCCAACCTGACCAAGGCCCAGCTTTAGGAGAAAAATAGAACCTCTACCTACAAACAAAAACAAACAAACGGTTGGATGGGGAAAAAAAAGCAGTAGCATATCCTTCCTGATCTAGCAGTCTAGCACGGCAGGTCTCGCAAAGCCGACACGGCGCGCCGAGGCTCTGGCCAAAACTATGGAGGCACGAACCAAACCCAGGCACCCAGCCGTGCTCCACACAATGTGCGCTGCCGGCGCCACGGCCGGCAAGCGAATCAACGCCGGCAGCGCGGCGAGCGAGCGCCCTTTGCTTTGCTTTGCCTGGCATTGGCATGATGGCCAGCTTGCCCCGTCCGGAGCAAGCCCGCGCTCCGACTTTCCGAATCCGGATTCCGCGGACGGCGTCTCCTTCCGAGCGACGGACGGACGGATGGGGCCCGCGTGGCGCGTGGGTGGCCCACCAGAGATGGCCCGAGCGCACGCCGCTGCTGATCGCTCAGCCACTTCCTCCTCGGTTGCCTGGGTCGCTCGCCGGCGGAAAAGCCACCGGCGAAATAATAATCTGAATAATTGCGCGCCGGATACGTTTGTTTCGGCTAGTCACAGTGAAGAACCTGTTCCTGATTCGTGATTCCCAACCGGGCGGCTCCGTTttccattttttttaaaaagaaacGCGCGTGAAAAGTTAGTAGGAGAGCCGTGCTCGTGCTAGTACTCGTACTCCATCGTATACGGAGCATAGTAAAATACTTGAATGCAGTACTAGGCGTAATAAATTCATTATCTTGGAGGACTATAGGAGTTCGAATTAGCGGTAATAAATAAAAATTACGACCACCAGAGACGACCCGACCCGCAGCGCAATCGAACCGCTACCGGTAAAAGTGGGGAaaagggaggagggagggaaaACCACAGTGCATTTGTTGCGCGCACGGACTTTGGCAGCCATTCAATGACCCACCAGACCACGCTCATCTCCTCCGCCCCCGCTGCCTTTTCCCCTGCTTCCCACTCCCTCCACGCCTCCCCGCCCCTCCTTTTCACCCGCTCCTATTCGTCTTCCCCCTCCTGCTCCCCCTCCTCTGCTGCCCCCGCCGCACCCGCCATGGCGTCGTTCGTCGCGCACCACCACGGCTCGCTGGTAAGGCTTTGGTTGCTGCAAGAAGAAAGcttgcttttttttttgagtATTTTGCTACTTTAATCTTGGAGACTGATGGGAGTTTTGGTTGGTTTGTGTGTGCGGTTGcagggggagagggaggggaggatGGCCGCGCTGAGGAGTAGCCTCAGGCCgtgcgaggcggcggaggagttgGACGCCGCGCCGGCGGCCTGGGGGGCGGCGGAGAGGGGTGCCGGCCTTTTTGGGGAAGGGTTCTCCGTCGAGGACCTGCTGGACCTCGGGGACCTCTGCGAGGTGGACAGGGACTGCGCCGAGCTGGGGGAGgcgacgccggcgccggcggccgtggAGGACGACAAGCTGTCCAGTGACTCCCACGGGTCGTCGGTGGTGTCGTACGAGCTCATGCCGCTCCCGCCGCCAGTGATTGACCTCCCGCTGCCGGTAAGAGTTTGTTTGACGACTTTGACCCCGTCCTTCGCCGGCAAGGCGCCTTTTCTACTTTGTTTTTCCTGCACTTGGTTGTTGAGCGTTTCTTGTGCGTGCCATGTGCAGGCGCATGACGCGGAGGAGCTGGAGTGGGTGTCCCGTATCATGGACGACTCGCTCGCCGAGCTCCCGCCGCTGCCGAAGCTACCTGCGGCGCCCGTGGCAGTAGCGCGGCGGCCGCTGGAACGCGCggtgccagcggcggcggcggcggcggcaacggACCCTATGCGGAGCCCTACGATATGCGCGCTGTCGACCGAGGCGCTTGTGCCCGTGAAGGCGCGGCGCAGCAAGCGCTCGCGCGCCTCCGTGTGGTCGCTGTCCGGCGGCG
Coding sequences within it:
- the LOC112878815 gene encoding GATA transcription factor 6-like, which translates into the protein MTHQTTLISSAPAAFSPASHSLHASPPLLFTRSYSSSPSCSPSSAAPAAPAMASFVAHHHGSLGEREGRMAALRSSLRPCEAAEELDAAPAAWGAAERGAGLFGEGFSVEDLLDLGDLCEVDRDCAELGEATPAPAAVEDDKLSSDSHGSSVVSYELMPLPPPVIDLPLPAHDAEELEWVSRIMDDSLAELPPLPKLPAAPVAVARRPLERAVPAAAAAAATDPMRSPTICALSTEALVPVKARRSKRSRASVWSLSGGAPLSDSTSSSSTATTSSCSSSGSFSPFLFLPADSPTAFWAAHLLGEAPRGASKKSKHGKNGGKPKKRGRKPKHHPPQLTAAAAPAAAAGDRRCSHCGVQKTPQWRAGPEGAKTLCNACGVRYKSGRLLPEYRPACSPTFESSIHSNSHRKVLEMRRKKEGVLVSGPAPLPAVASF